Proteins encoded in a region of the Corynebacterium genitalium ATCC 33030 genome:
- the nucS gene encoding endonuclease NucS, with translation MRLVIARCSVDYVGRLDAHLPLADRLIMIKADGSLSVHADDRAYKPLNWMTPPCTITEEPILDVDDEDTGAQLWVVENPKGEQLRVTLEEIHEDLSYDLGTDPGLVKDGVEAHLQELLAEHITTLGDGFTLVRREYPTPLGPVDIMARDGEGIAVAVEVKRRGGIDGVEQLSRYLDMLGRDSLVGPVKGVFAAQEIKPQAKTLAEDRGIRCVTLDYDELRGIESNELRLF, from the coding sequence ATGCGTCTCGTTATTGCCCGTTGCTCTGTGGACTACGTCGGCCGCCTCGACGCACACTTGCCCTTGGCGGACCGGTTGATCATGATCAAAGCTGACGGGTCGTTGTCGGTGCACGCGGACGACCGTGCCTACAAGCCGCTGAACTGGATGACTCCGCCGTGCACGATTACAGAAGAGCCGATTCTCGACGTCGACGACGAGGACACGGGGGCCCAGTTGTGGGTGGTGGAGAACCCGAAGGGCGAGCAGCTGCGCGTGACTCTCGAAGAGATCCACGAGGACTTGTCCTACGACTTGGGCACCGATCCGGGGTTGGTCAAGGACGGCGTGGAGGCGCATCTCCAGGAGCTTTTGGCAGAGCACATCACTACACTGGGCGACGGTTTCACCCTGGTCCGCCGCGAGTACCCAACCCCGCTCGGTCCGGTGGACATCATGGCCCGCGACGGCGAGGGGATAGCGGTCGCCGTGGAGGTTAAACGCCGCGGCGGCATCGACGGCGTCGAGCAGCTCAGCCGCTATTTGGACATGCTCGGCCGCGACAGCCTCGTCGGGCCTGTCAAGGGCGTGTTCGCCGCGCAAGAGATCAAGCCGCAAGCGAAGACACTCGCCGAGGACCGCGGCATTCGGTGCGTCACGCTCGACTATGACGAACTGCGCGGCATCGAATCCAACGAACTGCGCCTGTTCTAG
- a CDS encoding DUF2550 domain-containing protein translates to MKIVGYLLIVVAVIAVCAAVWRFLTVRNNGTQALIRVLPAQGTHGWRHGVITYSGDHMRFYKLRSLSFGADEVLTRSDISITGRRKATETERDFMPGVEVVVLFSADGNDYEFATECHASMALISWLESAPDKRHVRADIEHLRNRAFKAQT, encoded by the coding sequence ATGAAGATCGTCGGGTACCTGCTTATCGTGGTGGCGGTCATCGCCGTCTGCGCGGCGGTGTGGCGGTTTCTGACGGTGCGCAACAACGGCACTCAGGCGCTGATCCGGGTGCTACCGGCGCAGGGGACGCACGGTTGGCGCCACGGCGTGATCACGTACTCCGGCGACCACATGCGCTTTTACAAGCTGCGCTCCCTGTCTTTCGGGGCGGATGAGGTACTCACGCGCAGCGACATTTCCATTACGGGACGCAGAAAAGCCACTGAGACCGAGCGGGATTTCATGCCCGGGGTCGAGGTGGTTGTTCTTTTTTCTGCGGATGGCAACGACTACGAGTTCGCCACGGAGTGCCATGCGTCGATGGCGCTGATCTCATGGCTGGAGTCTGCCCCGGATAAACGCCATGTGCGTGCTGATATCGAGCACCTGCGCAACCGCGCTTTCAAGGCGCAGACCTAA
- a CDS encoding F0F1 ATP synthase subunit epsilon: MAEITAELVSVDRMLWSGEASIVTVQTTDGEIGFMPGHEPFLGQLKEDGVVTISPADGDKVVAAVQGGFVSVVGNKVTVLADSAKFASEVDSNEQFDDEDPAQKARRDSEQAALRRIGSA, from the coding sequence ATGGCTGAAATCACCGCAGAACTGGTCTCCGTTGATCGCATGCTGTGGTCCGGCGAGGCATCCATTGTCACCGTCCAGACCACCGATGGTGAGATCGGCTTCATGCCCGGCCACGAGCCTTTCCTTGGCCAGCTCAAAGAAGATGGTGTAGTGACCATCAGCCCGGCCGACGGCGACAAAGTCGTCGCCGCTGTCCAGGGCGGGTTCGTTTCCGTGGTGGGAAACAAGGTCACCGTCTTGGCTGACTCCGCGAAGTTCGCCTCTGAGGTGGACAGCAACGAGCAGTTCGACGACGAGGATCCGGCCCAGAAGGCGCGCCGCGATTCTGAGCAGGCTGCTCTTCGCCGCATTGGCAGCGCGTAG
- the atpD gene encoding F0F1 ATP synthase subunit beta yields the protein MTTALSHDERNDEPTGAEDNVAASGAANQASADERKPAGSDNGRVVRVIGAVVDVEFPRGELPELYNALEVDIELDAVAKTVILEVAQFLNDGLVRTIAMAPTDGLVRGAQVRDSGNPISVPVGDQVKGHVFNALGECLDDPSVGKDGDRWGIHREPPEFKDLEGKTEILETGIKVIDLLTPYVKGGKIGLFGGAGVGKTVLIQEMITRIAREFSGTSVFAGVGERTREGTDLFLEMEDMGVLPDTALVFGQMDEPPGVRMRVALSGLTMAEYFRDVQNQDVLLFIDNIFRFTQAGSEVSTLLGRMPSAVGYQPTLADEMGVLQERITSTKGRSITSLQAVYVPADDYTDPAPATTFAHLDATTELSRSIASKGIYPAVDPLTSTSRILEPGIVGERHYGVAQKVINILQKNKELQDIIAILGMDELSEEDKITVMRARKIQRFLGQNFFVAKKFTGDEGSYVPLEETIEAFDKLAEGEFDHYPEQAFNNLGGLEDVEAQYKKLQEK from the coding sequence ATGACTACAGCTCTATCTCACGATGAGCGTAACGACGAGCCGACCGGGGCTGAGGACAACGTCGCAGCCTCCGGTGCCGCCAACCAGGCTTCCGCTGATGAGCGCAAGCCGGCTGGTTCGGATAACGGCCGCGTCGTCCGCGTCATCGGTGCAGTCGTCGACGTGGAGTTCCCGCGCGGCGAGCTGCCTGAACTCTACAACGCACTCGAGGTCGACATTGAGCTCGATGCAGTGGCTAAGACTGTCATCCTCGAGGTGGCACAGTTCCTCAACGACGGCCTTGTCCGCACGATCGCCATGGCTCCGACCGATGGCCTCGTCCGTGGCGCGCAGGTCCGCGACTCCGGTAACCCGATTTCGGTTCCGGTTGGTGACCAGGTTAAGGGCCACGTCTTCAACGCGCTCGGCGAGTGCTTGGATGATCCTTCTGTGGGCAAGGACGGCGATCGTTGGGGTATCCACCGTGAGCCGCCGGAGTTCAAGGACCTCGAGGGTAAGACCGAGATCCTGGAGACCGGTATTAAGGTCATCGACCTGCTCACCCCGTACGTCAAGGGCGGAAAGATCGGCCTGTTCGGCGGTGCCGGTGTGGGTAAGACCGTTCTGATCCAGGAGATGATTACCCGTATCGCTCGCGAGTTCTCGGGTACGTCGGTCTTCGCCGGTGTCGGCGAGCGCACCCGTGAGGGTACGGACCTCTTCCTGGAAATGGAGGACATGGGCGTCCTTCCGGATACCGCCCTTGTCTTCGGCCAGATGGATGAGCCGCCGGGGGTTCGTATGCGCGTGGCCCTGTCCGGCCTGACCATGGCGGAGTACTTCCGCGATGTGCAGAACCAGGACGTGCTGCTGTTCATCGACAACATCTTCCGTTTCACCCAGGCAGGTTCTGAGGTGTCCACGCTGCTCGGCCGCATGCCGTCCGCTGTGGGCTACCAGCCGACGCTTGCCGACGAGATGGGTGTCCTCCAGGAGCGCATTACCTCCACCAAGGGCCGTTCGATTACGTCCCTGCAGGCCGTTTACGTGCCTGCGGATGACTACACCGACCCGGCCCCGGCGACGACCTTCGCCCACCTGGATGCGACGACCGAGCTGTCGCGTTCCATCGCCTCGAAGGGTATTTACCCGGCTGTGGACCCGCTGACCTCGACCTCCCGCATCCTGGAGCCGGGTATTGTCGGCGAGCGCCACTACGGTGTCGCTCAGAAGGTGATCAACATCCTGCAGAAGAACAAGGAGCTGCAGGACATCATCGCCATCCTCGGTATGGACGAGCTGTCCGAAGAGGACAAGATCACCGTTATGCGCGCTCGTAAGATCCAGCGCTTCCTCGGCCAGAACTTCTTCGTTGCGAAGAAGTTCACCGGCGACGAGGGCTCGTACGTCCCGCTCGAGGAGACCATCGAGGCCTTTGACAAGCTGGCTGAGGGCGAGTTCGACCACTACCCGGAGCAGGCCTTCAACAACCTTGGTGGCCTCGAGGACGTCGAAGCTCAGTACAAGAAGCTGCAAGAGAAGTAG
- a CDS encoding F0F1 ATP synthase subunit gamma produces the protein MATLRELRDRIKSVNSTKKITKAQELIATSRITKAQRRVEAAQPYANEMQDVMERLVAATNLDHPMLRQRENAKVAAMLVVTSDRGMAGGYNHNVLKKAGELERMLRDAGYEVVRYVTGGKGVTHYDFRDQEIAGEWTGWSQDPTWEGTHDVRHHMVGGFEATSEGEVKWREGIRAPEGQAIRGFDQVHVVYTKFVSMLSQEATAHQLLPIEPVFEDVEFEQEDLFTTSGETMPDMEFEPDAETLMESLLPAYVSRTLYSIFLEASAAESASRRTAMKNATDNATELANGLSREANQLRQAKITQEITEIIGGAGALSGSGESD, from the coding sequence ATGGCAACACTTCGCGAACTGCGTGACCGCATCAAGTCGGTCAACTCGACAAAGAAGATCACCAAAGCCCAGGAACTGATCGCAACATCGCGCATTACCAAGGCCCAGCGTCGCGTGGAGGCGGCTCAGCCGTACGCCAACGAGATGCAGGATGTCATGGAGCGGCTTGTCGCTGCGACCAACCTGGACCACCCGATGCTTCGCCAGCGCGAAAACGCCAAGGTCGCCGCAATGCTGGTGGTCACCTCTGACCGCGGTATGGCCGGCGGTTACAACCACAACGTGCTCAAGAAGGCTGGCGAGCTGGAGCGCATGCTCCGCGACGCCGGCTACGAGGTTGTCCGCTACGTCACCGGCGGCAAGGGTGTGACCCACTACGACTTCCGTGATCAGGAGATCGCGGGGGAGTGGACTGGTTGGTCCCAGGACCCGACGTGGGAGGGTACGCACGACGTGCGCCACCACATGGTCGGCGGTTTTGAAGCCACCTCGGAAGGTGAGGTCAAGTGGCGCGAGGGCATCCGCGCGCCGGAAGGCCAGGCCATTCGAGGCTTCGACCAGGTCCACGTGGTTTACACCAAGTTCGTCTCCATGCTGTCGCAAGAGGCAACGGCTCACCAGCTGCTGCCCATCGAGCCCGTCTTCGAGGACGTCGAGTTCGAGCAAGAGGACTTGTTCACCACGTCAGGCGAGACCATGCCGGACATGGAGTTCGAGCCGGACGCTGAGACGCTCATGGAGAGCCTTCTCCCAGCGTACGTGTCCAGGACGCTCTACTCGATCTTCCTGGAGGCGTCGGCGGCGGAGTCTGCATCGCGCCGTACCGCGATGAAGAATGCGACGGACAACGCGACGGAGTTGGCTAACGGGCTGTCCCGTGAAGCCAACCAGTTGCGTCAGGCAAAAATTACTCAGGAAATCACCGAGATTATCGGCGGCGCTGGAGCGTTGTCCGGTAGCGGAGAAAGTGACTAA
- the atpA gene encoding F0F1 ATP synthase subunit alpha, with the protein MAELTISSDEIRSAIANYTSSYSAEASREEVGVVTSAADGIAQVSGLPSCMTNELLEFSNGVIGVAQNLDTDTVGVVVLGDFETIYEGDKVSRTGEVLSIPVGEAFLGRVINPLGQPIDGLGPIEADEERVLELQAAGVLDRQPVEEPMQTGIKAIDAMTPIGRGQRQLIIGDRKTGKTAVCIDTILNQKAYWESGDKTKQVRCIYVAIGQKGSTIAGVRRTLEEHGALEYTTIVAAPASDSAGFKWLAPFAGAALGQHWMYQGNHVLVVYDDLTKQAEAYRAISLLLRRPPGREAYPGDVFYLHSRLLERAAKLNDELGAGSLTALPIIETKANDVGAFIPTNVISITDGQCFLQSDLFNQGVRPAIDVGISVSRVGGAAQTKGMKKVAGNLRLDLAAYRDLESFAAFASDLDDASKRQLERGQRLVELLKQPENSPQPVEFQIISIHLANEGAFDSVPVEDVRRYEAELHETIRAEAPEVYEQVDGGAALSDESKETLARVNESFAQNFQTSGGERVVREPEADAMDESDISKQQLNVSHKSQKKD; encoded by the coding sequence ATGGCGGAGCTGACGATCTCCTCCGATGAGATCCGTAGCGCGATAGCGAACTACACCTCGAGCTACTCCGCGGAGGCCTCCCGTGAGGAGGTCGGCGTGGTGACGTCGGCTGCAGATGGTATTGCCCAGGTTTCCGGGCTGCCGAGCTGCATGACCAACGAGCTGCTTGAGTTCTCCAACGGCGTCATCGGCGTCGCACAGAACCTCGACACCGACACCGTCGGCGTGGTGGTCCTGGGTGACTTCGAGACGATCTACGAAGGCGACAAAGTTTCCAGGACCGGTGAGGTCCTGTCCATCCCGGTCGGGGAGGCATTCCTCGGCCGCGTGATCAACCCCCTGGGCCAGCCGATTGACGGCCTGGGTCCGATTGAGGCTGACGAAGAGCGTGTGCTCGAGCTTCAGGCAGCAGGCGTGCTCGACCGTCAGCCGGTTGAGGAGCCGATGCAGACCGGCATCAAGGCGATTGACGCCATGACGCCGATCGGCCGCGGACAGCGCCAGCTGATCATTGGTGACCGTAAGACCGGTAAGACTGCGGTCTGCATCGACACCATCCTCAACCAGAAGGCCTACTGGGAGTCCGGTGATAAGACGAAGCAGGTCCGCTGCATCTACGTTGCCATCGGCCAGAAGGGCTCGACCATTGCTGGTGTGCGCCGCACCCTCGAGGAGCACGGCGCACTCGAGTACACCACCATCGTTGCCGCTCCGGCATCCGACTCCGCAGGCTTCAAGTGGCTGGCACCGTTCGCCGGTGCTGCTCTGGGCCAGCACTGGATGTACCAGGGCAACCACGTTCTGGTGGTCTACGATGACCTGACCAAGCAGGCTGAGGCCTACCGCGCCATCTCGCTGCTGCTGCGCCGCCCGCCGGGCCGCGAGGCATACCCGGGTGACGTCTTCTACCTGCACTCCCGTCTGCTGGAGCGCGCTGCCAAGCTTAACGACGAGCTCGGCGCCGGCTCTCTGACGGCCCTTCCGATCATCGAGACCAAGGCGAACGATGTCGGTGCCTTCATTCCGACCAACGTCATCTCAATTACGGACGGTCAGTGCTTCCTGCAGTCCGACCTGTTCAACCAGGGTGTCCGCCCGGCCATTGACGTCGGTATTTCCGTCTCCCGTGTCGGTGGTGCCGCACAGACCAAGGGCATGAAGAAGGTCGCGGGTAACCTCCGTCTGGACTTGGCCGCATACCGCGACCTCGAGTCTTTCGCAGCGTTCGCGTCCGACCTGGATGACGCTTCCAAGCGCCAGCTCGAGCGCGGCCAGCGCCTCGTCGAGCTGCTGAAGCAGCCGGAGAACTCCCCCCAGCCGGTCGAGTTCCAGATCATCTCCATCCACCTCGCTAACGAGGGCGCATTCGACTCCGTTCCCGTCGAAGATGTCCGCCGTTATGAGGCAGAGCTGCACGAGACGATCCGCGCTGAGGCCCCTGAGGTCTACGAGCAGGTCGACGGCGGCGCAGCCCTGTCCGACGAGTCGAAGGAGACCCTGGCCCGCGTCAACGAGAGCTTCGCCCAGAACTTCCAGACCTCCGGCGGCGAGCGTGTCGTGCGCGAGCCGGAGGCTGATGCTATGGACGAGAGCGACATCTCGAAGCAGCAGCTCAACGTCTCTCACAAGTCGCAGAAGAAGGATTAG
- a CDS encoding F0F1 ATP synthase subunit delta: MRAASREAQSAVAEKLDAIIRDKADAGESVSVAAQVGTELFLVVDQLDKNRALRIAVADSSLAEEQRVGIMSEIFSGKVAEATLEVLREASAREWSAPREFREGLVHLGRRALLRGAESENKLGEVESELFQLSRLFERESELTQLLSDRTATTDQKRQLLASVLYGKVSMYTEALALQVVGRPEDNPVDDIAGIARESAELTGREFAAVTAATELTDSQREALAEKLGQIYGREMAIHTEVDPSLLGGVTIRVGDELIDGSTRGKLERMRADMAANTAY, from the coding sequence ATGAGAGCAGCTAGCCGCGAAGCACAGTCGGCCGTCGCAGAGAAACTGGACGCGATCATCCGCGACAAAGCCGACGCAGGCGAGTCCGTATCCGTCGCAGCCCAGGTGGGCACCGAGCTGTTCCTTGTTGTGGACCAGCTGGACAAGAACCGTGCGCTGCGCATCGCCGTGGCTGACTCTTCGCTCGCCGAAGAGCAGCGTGTTGGCATCATGAGCGAGATCTTCAGCGGCAAGGTCGCTGAAGCAACGCTTGAGGTGCTGCGCGAGGCAAGCGCACGCGAGTGGTCCGCCCCGCGCGAATTCCGTGAGGGACTCGTGCACTTGGGCCGCAGGGCACTCCTGCGCGGCGCAGAGAGCGAGAACAAGTTGGGCGAGGTCGAATCCGAGCTCTTCCAGCTGTCTCGTCTCTTTGAGCGCGAGAGCGAACTCACCCAGCTGCTGTCTGACCGCACCGCCACCACGGACCAGAAGCGTCAGCTTTTGGCCAGCGTGCTCTACGGCAAGGTGTCTATGTACACCGAGGCGTTGGCGCTGCAGGTGGTCGGCCGCCCAGAGGACAATCCGGTCGACGACATCGCAGGCATCGCACGCGAGTCGGCCGAACTGACAGGTCGGGAGTTTGCGGCAGTGACCGCTGCAACTGAGCTGACTGATTCTCAGCGCGAGGCACTGGCAGAAAAGCTTGGACAGATTTACGGCCGCGAGATGGCCATTCACACTGAGGTTGACCCCAGCCTCCTCGGTGGTGTGACCATCCGCGTTGGCGATGAACTCATTGACGGCTCCACGCGCGGAAAACTTGAGCGCATGCGTGCCGACATGGCAGCCAACACGGCTTACTAA
- a CDS encoding F0F1 ATP synthase subunit B: MTNVIHLLAAEGGEKLNLEGDPAGASPSILLPAPYDIVWSLVVFIIVFILFWKFVLPKFQEVLAEREDRIKGGIERAESAQAQAKAALEKNNAQLAQARAEANEIREAAREKGKEIEAQARANAEAESRRIVEAGEKQLMASREQVIAELRNEIGQNSINLAEELLGEELSDSTRRSNTIDSFLSQLDTVSARSASGK, encoded by the coding sequence ATGACGAACGTCATTCACCTACTTGCGGCTGAGGGCGGCGAGAAGCTGAACCTCGAGGGAGATCCCGCTGGTGCTTCTCCGAGCATTCTGCTCCCCGCGCCGTACGACATCGTCTGGTCCCTCGTCGTCTTCATTATCGTCTTCATCCTCTTCTGGAAATTCGTTCTGCCGAAGTTCCAGGAAGTTCTGGCTGAGCGCGAAGACAGGATCAAGGGCGGTATCGAGCGGGCTGAGTCCGCTCAGGCACAGGCAAAGGCTGCTCTGGAGAAGAACAACGCTCAGCTGGCACAGGCACGCGCCGAAGCTAACGAGATCCGCGAAGCTGCCCGCGAAAAGGGCAAGGAAATCGAAGCACAGGCACGCGCCAACGCTGAGGCTGAGTCCCGTCGCATTGTCGAAGCTGGTGAGAAGCAGCTGATGGCCTCCCGTGAGCAGGTCATTGCTGAGCTGCGCAACGAGATCGGCCAGAACTCCATCAACCTCGCAGAGGAGCTCCTCGGCGAGGAACTGTCGGATTCCACCCGCCGTTCCAACACCATCGACAGTTTCTTGAGCCAGCTGGACACCGTGTCCGCACGCTCGGCATCCGGAAAGTGA
- a CDS encoding ATP synthase F0 subunit C, producing MNDIILAQANEQTVTGLGTIGYGIATIGPGLGIGILVGKTVEGMARQPEMAGQLRTTMFLGIAFVEALALIGLVAGFLF from the coding sequence ATGAACGACATCATCCTCGCCCAGGCAAACGAGCAGACCGTGACCGGTCTCGGCACCATCGGCTACGGCATTGCCACCATCGGCCCGGGCCTCGGCATCGGCATCCTCGTCGGCAAGACCGTCGAGGGCATGGCACGTCAGCCGGAGATGGCTGGCCAGCTGCGCACCACGATGTTCCTGGGTATCGCCTTCGTCGAGGCACTGGCCCTGATCGGCCTGGTCGCCGGCTTCCTGTTCTAA
- the atpB gene encoding F0F1 ATP synthase subunit A has protein sequence MKGSFHAPELGPEFFPGQTYNEGLHIIGENFLGGWFALDRIMIVRLLMALVLVVLFAVAFRNPKLVPSGLQNLGEIAVDFVRVQIAEDILGKKEGKRFLPVIATIFFTVLFMNVATIIPGLNISPNSRIGMPIVLALVGYIAMIYAGAARHGFGKYVKHSLVIPNLPPALHLLVVPIEFFSTFILRPVTLALRLMANFLAGHIILVLLYSATNFFFWQLNAWTAVSGLTVIAALLFTLYELIIIFLQAYIFALLVAVYIELSLHADSH, from the coding sequence ATGAAGGGTAGCTTCCACGCGCCTGAACTTGGCCCAGAATTTTTCCCGGGGCAAACATACAATGAGGGCCTACACATCATCGGGGAAAACTTCCTCGGTGGTTGGTTCGCGCTGGACCGCATCATGATCGTCCGTCTTCTGATGGCGCTCGTGCTTGTGGTCCTTTTTGCTGTCGCCTTCCGGAACCCCAAATTGGTTCCGTCGGGCCTGCAAAACCTTGGTGAGATCGCCGTGGACTTCGTCCGCGTGCAAATCGCCGAAGACATCTTGGGCAAGAAGGAGGGGAAGCGGTTCCTGCCGGTTATCGCCACCATCTTCTTCACGGTCCTATTCATGAACGTAGCCACGATCATTCCGGGGTTGAACATCTCGCCGAACTCTCGCATTGGCATGCCGATTGTGCTGGCGCTGGTGGGATACATCGCCATGATCTACGCGGGTGCCGCCCGCCACGGCTTTGGCAAGTACGTGAAGCACTCCCTTGTGATTCCGAACTTGCCGCCGGCTCTTCACCTTCTGGTGGTGCCGATCGAGTTCTTCTCGACGTTCATTCTGCGTCCGGTCACGCTGGCTCTTCGTCTCATGGCGAACTTCCTTGCGGGCCACATCATTCTCGTCCTGTTGTACTCCGCCACGAACTTCTTCTTCTGGCAGCTCAACGCATGGACGGCAGTGAGTGGTCTGACTGTGATCGCAGCGCTGTTGTTCACCCTGTACGAGCTGATCATCATCTTCCTGCAGGCGTACATCTTCGCCCTTCTGGTCGCGGTGTACATCGAGCTGTCGCTGCACGCAGATTCGCACTAG
- a CDS encoding heparan-alpha-glucosaminide N-acetyltransferase domain-containing protein, with translation MSSSVNPSTEESVARPTPGPAGVRPIWDGQKETLPPPEDGPSPEVLGPSRVRWTSDRAFGPSGNPKRIVGLDVARGFALLGMIAVHILPAYSPYTGRPTVVWQLLAGNAAALFALLAGISVALITGANNPHQGRRMTRSRVSLVTRAILILLLGLAISELPLRVFNILPYYGLMFLVAVLLTGMRIRSLLITAGGFIVLGPLAIFALNSFVDYKGPANPNFTSLFTQPVETLLTLLAGGTYPVITWMAYICVGMALGRMNLRWLLTEARLILWGLVLIAIGSITSWFLIDYLGGFEALYYYTDGYDAEDIIDTIDYGPSKHLPTDTLWWLAIDGPHTNTPFSLVKSLGFAVLFLGLTLVISQALRHVLFPLIAAGSMTLTIYVTHLVSFAYFTDSIKAYRTEWFLGQVIFFLIFASFWHLAFGQGPLERIISKTCKGVSKRLVPKNAPVSEDRSTAAPAAAGENTHTPTDAEQSDPRE, from the coding sequence ATGTCATCATCAGTGAATCCCTCAACTGAGGAATCCGTAGCTCGCCCCACCCCAGGACCAGCGGGAGTCCGGCCCATTTGGGATGGACAAAAGGAGACGCTACCTCCACCGGAGGATGGTCCGAGCCCCGAAGTTTTGGGGCCGTCCAGGGTACGTTGGACCTCTGATCGGGCGTTCGGGCCCAGTGGCAACCCGAAGCGCATCGTCGGCCTCGATGTCGCGCGCGGGTTCGCGCTGCTTGGCATGATCGCGGTGCACATTCTGCCCGCGTACAGCCCCTATACGGGGCGGCCGACCGTGGTCTGGCAGCTCCTAGCGGGTAATGCCGCTGCGCTGTTCGCTCTCTTGGCGGGAATCTCCGTAGCGCTGATTACTGGCGCGAATAACCCGCATCAGGGCCGGCGGATGACGCGTAGCAGGGTTTCCCTTGTTACCCGTGCGATCCTGATCTTGCTGTTGGGCTTGGCCATCAGCGAGCTGCCCCTGCGTGTCTTCAACATCTTGCCGTACTACGGTCTGATGTTCTTGGTAGCGGTGTTGCTCACCGGGATGCGGATCCGCAGTCTCTTGATCACCGCCGGAGGCTTCATCGTTCTCGGGCCGCTCGCGATTTTCGCGTTGAACTCCTTCGTTGATTACAAGGGCCCCGCAAACCCGAACTTCACGTCCTTGTTCACGCAGCCAGTAGAAACCCTTCTGACACTCCTTGCCGGAGGCACTTATCCCGTGATCACGTGGATGGCCTACATCTGCGTCGGCATGGCGCTAGGACGGATGAACCTGCGCTGGTTGCTGACTGAGGCGCGGCTCATTCTCTGGGGCCTTGTGCTCATCGCCATTGGTTCGATCACGTCGTGGTTTCTCATCGACTACCTTGGCGGCTTTGAGGCGCTCTACTACTACACCGACGGTTATGACGCGGAAGACATCATCGACACGATCGATTACGGTCCCTCGAAGCATCTTCCTACCGACACGTTATGGTGGCTAGCCATTGACGGCCCGCACACGAACACGCCTTTCTCGCTGGTGAAATCACTCGGCTTCGCGGTGCTGTTCCTCGGGCTCACGTTGGTTATCTCGCAGGCACTGCGCCACGTGCTGTTCCCGCTGATCGCGGCTGGATCGATGACGCTGACCATTTATGTCACCCACCTGGTCTCATTCGCCTACTTCACCGACTCGATCAAGGCCTACCGGACGGAATGGTTCCTGGGCCAAGTAATATTCTTCCTCATCTTCGCCAGCTTCTGGCATCTTGCATTCGGCCAGGGGCCCTTGGAGCGCATCATCTCTAAGACGTGCAAGGGCGTGAGTAAGCGACTGGTGCCGAAGAATGCGCCAGTCAGCGAAGACCGCTCCACCGCGGCGCCGGCTGCTGCAGGTGAGAACACCCACACCCCAACAGATGCGGAGCAAAGCGACCCTAGAGAATAA